One segment of Carya illinoinensis cultivar Pawnee chromosome 1, C.illinoinensisPawnee_v1, whole genome shotgun sequence DNA contains the following:
- the LOC122292269 gene encoding ferritin-3, chloroplastic, which translates to MMLRAAPDFSVLNSPRGEALGPLPSSVSSESSNSFSPLKYSASLASSLRCFTAKKHNAFSVCAASKGSNNRPLTGVVFEPFEEVKKELDLVPTVPQVSLARQKYLDECESAVNEQINVEYNVSYVYHAMYAYFDRDNVALKGLARFFKESSEEEREHAEKLMEYQNKRGGRVKLQPIVMPLSEYDHPEKGDALYAMELALSLEKLTNEKLLNLHRVASLKNDVQLTDFVESEFLSEQVEAIKKISEYVAQLRRVGKGHGVWHFDQMLLHEEGAVDAIA; encoded by the exons ATGATGCTCAGGGCTGCCCCTGACTTCTCTGTATTGAACTCTCCTCGTGGAGAAGCTTTGGGTCCTCTGCCTTCCTCTGTTTCATCTGAGTCTTCgaattctttttctcctctcaaATATTCCGCTTCTCTGGCCTCGAGCCTCCGCTGTTTTACTGCCAAGAAACACAACGCCTTTTCCGTTTGCGCGGCTTCTAAGGGTTCGAACAACCGGCCGCTCACCGGTGTCGTATTCGAGCCCTTCGAAGAGGTCAAGAAGGAGCTCGATCTCGTCCCCACCGTCCCACAGGTCTCTCTCGCTCGACAGAAGTACTTGGACGAGTGCGAGTCCGCGGTTAACGAGCAGATCAA TGTGGAATACAATGTCTCGTATGTTTATCATGCCATGTATGCCTACTTCGATAGGGACAACGTTGCGCTGAAGGGTCTTGCcag GTTTTTCAAGGAATCAAGTGAAGAAGAAAGGGAACATGCGGAGAAATTGATGGAATATCAG AACAAACGTGGTGGAAGAGTGAAGCTGCAACCTATAGTGATGCCTCTCTCTGAGTACGATCATCCGGAGAAGGGAGATGCGTTATATG CCATGGAGCTTGCACTGTCTCTAGAGAAGCTTACAAATGAAAAGCTCCTCAACTTACACAGA GTGGCTTCACTGAAAAACGATGTTCAGTTGACAGATTTTGTTGAAAGCGAGTTTCTAAGTGAGcag GTTGAAGCCATCAAGAAAATTTCTGAATATGTTGCTCAGCTAAGAAGAGTGGGCAAAGGACATG GTGTCTGGCACTTCGATCAGATGTTGCTCCATGAGGAGGGAGCGGTTGATGCAATAGCTTGA
- the LOC122292265 gene encoding peptide-N4-(N-acetyl-beta-glucosaminyl)asparagine amidase A produces the protein MSIFLFLLLFLIVPVSPFSSPDRYTKSHVSSHHQEYLELAHPLPSDFLIPSCTHQILRHSFANTINSPPFSTSYSPPSECLPPWSYVSLELRAECKGEQYDRIAGLWLGGAELLRTSTAEPTKCGIFWKVRKDITRYSSLLSRSDLNVTMMLENIVNNVYTGVYHVAVTFLYYKENADEDQSLVYHQNSGFLREKQQMGGVCSWQGLAGLYETPADFIIPISDRGNRGSWFRIESESDVYSQGIRIPRNTYRAVLELYVSFHGNDEFWYSNPPNSYIETNNLTTGRGNGPYREVFVIVDGKFAGSEAPFPVMFTGGVNPLFWEPVVGIGAFNLPSYDFDLTPFLGEVLDGKVHNFGFGVSGGISYWLVNANLHLWVDHKSSKRLEAGSVVYKSPRLKIKRREDFKLLDGSFKVQAERKAQFGGWVKSSAGNLTTVFSQDYRLKSSVNFVRNGAYKLVKQKVKAWREVVVRNDGGIAVNRLSVRRIYPLSVITSTQPGPQRKKDTYLLVTNVSRALSERYSHGGFSSLVYNSQDSRGWMEVRDHSVLSGSALTRQRFSYRDLFKCYSRSVEAADGKLIGSNTTADCITSF, from the coding sequence atgtccatCTTCCTGTTTCTGCTGCTCTTCCTCATTGTTCCTGTCTCACCCTTCTCCTCCCCAGATCGCTATACCAAATCCCACGTCTCATCCCACCATCAAGAATACTTGGAGCTCGCGCATCCCCTACCGTCCGATTTCCTAATCCCATCATGTACCCACCAGATCCTCCGCCACTCCTTCGCCAACACAATCAACTCCCCTCCCTTCTCCACAAGCTACTCCCCGCCTTCCGAATGCCTTCCCCCTTGGTCCTACGTCTCCCTCGAACTCCGCGCCGAATGCAAAGGCGAACAATACGACCGAATCGCCGGATTGTGGCTAGGCGGGGCAGAGCTACTCCGCACCAGCACAGCCGAACCGACCAAGTGTGGAATCTTCTGGAAAGTTCGAAAGGACATCACCAGGTATTCCTCTCTCCTCTCACGCTCGGACCTCAACGTCACCATGATGCTTGAAAACATCGTCAACAACGTCTACACCGGCGTTTACCACGTTGCCGTTACGTTCCTGTATTACAAGGAGAACGCCGACGAGGATCAATCACTGGTTTACCATCAAAACTCCGGGTTTCTTAGGGAGAAACAACAGATGGGTGGGGTTTGTTCCTGGCAAGGTCTAGCGGGATTATATGAAACACCTGCCGATTTTATAATCCCGATATCCGATCGGGGAAACAGGGGATCGTGGTTCAGAATCGAGAGCGAATCCGATGTGTATTCCCAGGGAATTCGAATTCCGCGGAATACTTACCGAGCCGTGTTGGAACTGTACGTGTCCTTTCACGGAAACGACGAGTTTTGGTACTCGAACCCGCCAAATTCGTACATCGAAACGAACAACTTGACCACTGGACGAGGTAACGGACCTTACAGAGAGGTTTTTGTGATAGTAGACGGTAAGTTTGCCGGGTCGGAGGCTCCGTTTCCGGTCATGTTCACGGGTGGGGTGAACCCGTTGTTTTGGGAACCGGTTGTGGGGATTGGAGCATTCAACCTTCCAAGCTATGACTTCGATTTGACACCGTTTCTAGGCGAGGTTTTGGATGGGAAGGTTCATAACTTTGGATTTGGAGTGAGCGGAGGCATTTCGTATTGGCTCGTGAATGCGAACTTGCACCTTTGGGTGGATCACAAATCATCGAAGAGGCTCGAAGCTGGATCTGTTGTTTATAAAAGTCCTCGACTAAAGATCAAACGTCGAGAAGATTTCAAGCTTCTTGATGGGTCATTCAAGGTACAGGCAGAAAGGAAAGCTCAGTTCGGGGGGTGGGTTAAGTCCAGCGCAGGAAACTTGACCACGGTGTTCTCGCAAGATTACAGGTTGAAGAGCTCTGTAAATTTCGTGAGGAATGGAGCTTATAAATTGGTAAAGCAGAAGGTAAAGGCGTGGAGAGAGGTGGTGGTGAGGAACGATGGAGGTATAGCGGTTAATCGTTTAAGCGTTAGGAGGATATACCCTCTGAGTGTCATTACCTCAACGCAACCGGGACCGCAGAGGAAGAAGGATACGTATTTGCTTGTCACGAATGTTAGCCGTGCATTGAGTGAGAGGTATTCGCATGGGGGCTTTTCGAGCCTTGTTTACAATTCGCAGGATAGTAGAGGGTGGATGGAGGTGAGGGATCATTCGGTACTCTCCGGTTCGGCACTTACTCGACAGAGATTTAGTTACAGGGATTTGTTTAAGTGCTATTCGCGCTCTGTGGAAGCGGCCGATGGTAAGCTCATTGGAAGCAATACCACCGCTGATTGCATTACTTCCTTCTAA
- the LOC122301359 gene encoding protein VAPYRIN-like: MKFLRLTSQDVVILKKLDIVISSPKAKKVSVVKWILPLLNWVKLNIDGSNLGNPGPARVGGVIPDVRIETDSQILVNWIVNGECNTWYLEDYWDELLVCLECLDYTVSQVVVLRAPTESRALVKGKAYAYHLQHEHFLFLAMERLVEVSEPEVRLDFALNCKCRANVRLRSLCATTPIAFKVQTSSPNKFLVNPPCGLIPPLSYATFQIILKPQTQFPPTFPRSPSDRFLIKTAKFVSSSLESTRQDSINSWFSTIPYVSTQDLKLKVAFVGPILLLHAVRCGDLDAVRSLIKRQKSVLSELSPREAESLLRVASELVTSEEMVNLLVEAGLKIDTRVKLDNASNPADSSKGWCEVHVAVAFDRKDEMLSLIRMRGYGSLDSRDREGRSILHLAASKGSIKCAKVLLESGADANARSKDGRTALYRAAANGDRRMVGMLIESGADPTIPNNRGRSPLDVARDKGHKEVVEILERGEAVLMAAMRGELERLETLLRKGADISYRDQYGLTALHAAAMKGHRDATLILVEYGVDLDCQDKEGHTPLHLAVHSGSMETVEVLVDNGADVNAKSAKGTTSLYMAGALCYDDISQFLISRGAHSSDVTC; the protein is encoded by the exons atgaaatttttaaggCTTACTAGCCAGGATGTTGTCATTCTTAAGAAGTTGGATATAGTGATTTCGAGTCCTAAAGCGAAGAAGGTTTCTGTGGTGAAATGGATCTTACCCTTGTTGAACTGGGTTAAACTTAACATTGATGGGAGCAATTTGGGAAATCCTGGTCCAGCTAGGGTTGGGGGTGTCATTCCTGAT GTTCGTATTGAGACagattctcaaattcttgttaacTGGATCGTTAATGGAGAGTGTAATACTTGGTATCTTGAGGATTATTGGGATGAGCTTTTAGTTTGCCTTGAATGCTTGGATTATACAGTGAGTCAG GTTGTTGTTTTAAG AGCCCCCACGGAATCACGTGCTCTCGTTAAAGGGAAGGCATACGCTTATCACCTCCAACACGAACACTTCCTCTTTCTCGCAATGGAAAGACTAGTGGAAGTGTCAGAGCCAGAGGTGCGCTTAGACTTCGCACTGAACTGCAAATGCCGGGCTAACGTGCGCCTGCGGTCACTCTGCGCCACCACCCCCATAGCCTTTAAAGTCCAAACCTCCTCGCCCAACAAATTCCTGGTTAACCCACCGTGTGGACTTATTCCTCCCTTATCTTACGCCACATTTCAAATCATCCTCAAACCCCAAACCCAATTCCCACCCACCTTTCCTCGCTCACCATCCGATCGTTTCCTCATCAAAACCGCCAAGTTTGTTTCTAGCTCCCTCGAGTCGACTCGCCAGGACTCCATCAACTCCTGGTTTTCCACCATCCCTTACGTGTCAACTCAGGACCTCAAGCTCAAGGTCGCCTTTGTGGGTCCCATCCTTCTTCTCCATGCTGTCAGGTGTGGAGACTTGGACGCCGTCCGGAGCTTAATCAAGCGGCAGAAGTCTGTTCTCTCCGAGTTGTCACCGAGGGAAGCAGAGTCGCTCCTCCGAGTCGCTAGTGAGCTGGTCACCTCGGAGGAGATGGTTAACCTGCTCGTTGAAGCCGGGTTGAAGATAGATACCCGTGTTAAATTGGATAATGCGAGTAATCCGGCGGACTCATCCAAGGGATGGTGTGAGGTACACGTGGCGGTGGCGTTTGATCGGAAGGATGAGATGTTGAGTTTAATACGGATGAGGGGGTATGGTTCGCTGGATTCCAGGGACAGAGAGGGTCGTTCAATTTTACATTTGGCTGCCAGCAAGGGAAGTATTAAGTGTGCGAAGGTGTTGCTAGAATCGGGTGCAGATGCAAACGCGAGGAGTAAGGACGGTCGCACCGCTCTTTATCGGGCAGCGGCTAATGGGGACCGCCGCATGGTTGGGATGCTGATCGAATCGGGTGCGGACCCAACAATCCCCAATAATCGTGGGCGATCCCCGCTCGACGTTGCTCGTGACAAGGGACAT AAAGAGGTTGTAGAGATTCTGGAGCGAGGAGAAGCAGTGCTAATGGCTGCAATGCGCGGAGAGTTGGAGCGCCTTGAGACGCTGCTGCGCAAAGGTGCGGACATCAGCTACCGTGATCAATACGGGTTGACAGCCCTCCATGCAGCAGCAATGAAAGGGCACAGGGACGCAACGCTCATTCTTGTGGAATACGGAGTGGACTTGGACTGCCAGGACAAAGAAGGCCATACACCGCTTCATTTGGCTGTACACAGTGGCAGTATGGAGACAGTTGAGGTATTGGTGGACAATGGAGCCGATGTTAATGCCAAGAGCGCCAAAGGTACTACCAGTCTCTACATGGCTGGGGCCTTGTGCTATGATGACATCTCGCAGTTCCTCATAAGCAGGGGCGCCCACTCTTCTGATGTTACTTGTTAA